DNA from Helcococcus ovis:
ACAAAAAGAAAGAAGCCTTTCGGCTTCTCACTTTAATAAATTTAATTATTTCTTGTTATTTTTCCTTGAAAATACAAAGAGTATTATTAAGGAAACCAGTGCTATTATGGATATTCCAACATATAGGAAGATTCCTCTGTCTCCTGTGTTTGGACTTTTAATGACTGCGTATGTTGATATTGGATTTGAAGAGTTTTGTTCTTTAGCTATTTCATCACCATTTGACTTATCTTCTTTAGGATTTTCATCAGCTATGGATGTGGTTAGGCCATGTCCAAATGGATACTTTGCTTTTCCATATTCATAGGTTGATGTGACTTCTGAAACATCTACTGGCAATTTTCCTGATGATGTGACTTTTCCAAAGATTATATCTAATGAAGTAGGAATGTTTGAGCCAAAGGTTTTAACTGAATCTGTTCCTTTTTCTGTTGAATCCATTCCTTTTGCACCATATGTAAGCAATACTGATTTTACATTTTTATATCTATCCAAATCATAAGGTTTTGCAATACTTAAAACGACGTGTTTTTGATTGTTTTCATTTGCAATATCTACAACCATTTGAGGAATATTTGATTGCCATGATTCTGGTGAATGTTGGGCTTGTTTTGCAATTTAACTTATAACCACGATGTAATAATAGCCTTTCATTTGATTTTTCAATTCTTCTTTAGTTGTGTTTTCATTGTATATCATTGTTGTATATTCAACATATTTAGGGATTACCCCTTCTCTTTGTAGTCTGTCAAAACCATAGTTTAAGCCAGGAACTTCATTATTAAAGGCTGCTAGCATCAAAATTTTTTCTTCAGGTTTCGGCCTGAATGGCAACATATTTCATTCTTACCAACTGTGATAGCTCTTTGAGTTATCAATCTTTGTTTTTAAAGATGTTCTTTAGAACCAACTACTGAAAGAGCTTTTTTCACTTTTTCTTTAACAGGCTGATTGTACTTAGTTGTGTTGGAAATTCCTCTTTTTTCCTTTAATTCCAACACTCTTCTTACAAAATCATTTAATCTTTCTTCTGTAATTTCACCTTCATGAACTGCATTTTCCAAAATAGCATAAACTTTTTCTAGCTTTTCAACATCTTCATTACTTCTCATTATTACAGGCATTAGCAATATGTCTGCCCCAGCATTAAAACTTCTCAAACTTGCTTCAGCTTGTCCGAAATGGTTCGCTATCGCCTGCATGTTTAAGGTATCTGTAATGATATCCACGCCTTCGTCAGCAACATTCATAAATGGACTTAATTCCATATTCATTACTTCTTCTTTTGACTTATTCACTTCTGGTAGTCCAACATGGCTATCTCCCGCTGTATCCCCATGTCCCGAGAAATGTTTCAAAGCTGCACTCACCTTATTTTCTTGAAGCCCTTTAACTAATTGAGAGCCTATTTCTCCAACCAATTCAGGATTTGAAGAAATTGAGCGTTCCCCTGTAACTGGGTTATTTAGATTATTATTAATATCTAAAACGGGTGCCAAATCAACATTTATTCCTAAAGAATCCAATTCTTCCGCAATGATTTTTCCATACTCATAGGCAAGTTTTGGATCTCTAGTTGCTACCAATGCCATATTCCCAGGCAAGCTTGTGTCGGTTCCAAGCCTTACAACCCTGTCCCCTTCTTGGTCAACGGCTAGTAAGAATGGTTGTAAATTATTTTCCAAGGCAAGTTTTTGATACTCACTCGTTAATCTAGCTGTTTGTTCAGTATCAACAACATTTTCCGCAAATAGGATTATTCCTGCCAATTTGTATCTTTGCTATCTCTTTGTAGTCCAAAATAGTTAATTGCTTCATCTGTAACTTTTTTAGCATTTCCAGGACCTAAAACTACTTGATAACTATTACCTTCTTTAACTAAGCCCAAAACACCATCTATTTTTTTAATTCTTTTTCATTAACTTTTGATGTATCCTTGATTTCAGATCTCATCCTTGTAATGCAATTAAAACTTTTATTGATATTATCTTTTCCATCTCGTATTGAAGCTTCTCCCGTTTTTTCAATCAACTTAGCAATTTCTGTATATTGAGATTCTATACATTTTACAGAATTGATGTCCTCTTGATTCATAAGCTTTACCGAATCAATAATGCTCATCTCGCTATAGTTGACAGAATTTGAATTTTCTTTTTCCGTTTTTATTTTACTTAAATCTATCAAAAGTCACCTCCCTTCTATTTCTTAAATCCACCATATATGAAATCGAATTCATTTACAATATGTGAAATTAAATATGAAATAAAGTTTCATTTTTAGAAATTTATTGTATGTTTACTATTTACTACATTTTGTTTTTATCAAAAAATAAAAATAACCTTTTCACTATTTTGTTTTTGTGATACGATATATATAATTAAAAATAGATGGAGGACATAATGAAAAATATAGTTTTAATTTGTGCCGCAGGAATGAGCACATCTCTTTTAGTAAGTAAAATGAAAAAGTATAGTGAAAAAATAAATTATGAAGCTAATATAAATGCATATCCAATGTCAGAAGTTAATGAATTTGGTAAAGATGCCGATATAATTTTACTTGGACCTCAAGTTAGATTCAATTTAGATAAAGTAAAAGAAGCTTTTCCGGAAAAGCCTGTTAAAGTTATTGAAATGATGGACTATGGCATGATGAACGGCGAAAAAGTTATGAAAGATATTATAAATTTATTAGGAGAATAATATGAATATAGAAGAAATAAGCTTTCAAATTATCGCAGCAGTTGGGAGTGCAAGATCTTTATTTATAGAAGCGATTAATGAAGCTAAAAATGGAAATTTCGAAAAAGCTGATGAAAAAATAAAAGAAGGACATAAAATTTTCAATCAAGGGCATAAGATTCACTTAAAATTAATTTCTCAGGAAGCTGATGAAAATCAAAAATCAGTTGAATTTAATTTAATTTTAATGCATGCAGAAGATCAACTTATGAGTGCAGAATCATTCGGAATTTTAGCTGATCAATTTGTTGATGTTTATAAAAAAATGTCAAATTAATAAACGAGTTATATACCCGCTTTGGAGGTATATAACTCGTTTGTATTTATCTATTAATTGATCTTGCTATCATCGAAACAGTATGTCTATATCCTCTTATAGCTATACTCATTTCAAAAATATTTTCTACCGGTGCAAGTCCGCTAAATCCTGCATCTCCTATATGTTGAATATCAGCACCACAAATTTTATTTTGTATTGCCATTTCTCTTATAGTTTCAGGTCTAGAGCCTTCTTGACTTGTACCTATAGCAGTCATCACTAATGCACCTTCTTTATGTGCAAATTTACAAGCTTCTTTTAACTGTTCTTGATCAAATCCTTGAATTGTACCTATCGAAGGCACCAATATAACATCTGCTCCCGCTTTCACAAATTCCTTTATTGTATTTTCATCACAAACAGGCTCATCAACCCCAGATGTGTGCATTTTCCCAGCAATGATTAATCCATTGTAATATTTTTTAGATAATTTAATTGCATTCAATATATTTTTATTTGTTACACCTGTTCCCGGATTCCCGGTAAAACAAACAAAATCCATTCCCAATTCTTGCAATCTTTCAAGACTTTCTTTATTTACCGTTCTTCCTAATGAAATCTTTATAACGTCTTCCATCATATCTGCTGAATCATCTACCGGTTCCAAATTTACTCCTATTGGACGACCTGTTAATTTTTTTAATTCTGAAACAAAATTTGATTGATTTTCTATTCCTTTAATATCCGGATTTAATACATCCACTCCATTAAGTAAAATCAAATCCGCTCCAAATGCTCTAGCCAATTCAGAGTTTGTTATATCTCCAATCCAAGCTTCCCTTGTTGCAACATTTTCTGATAATATCGTTCTTCCTTCGCTAGCTTTTATGCTTTGTTTTAACTCTTTAGAGTTATATGACAAAATGTCTGAAGCATTTGAACTTATTAATCTTTTCATTATTCCCCCATATTAATTTTATTTTTATGTTATTTATAACTAATTTCTGAATTTTTATTATTTTTTTCTACCACTAGATAGAATGGTAAATAAACCAAAATATCTATAGCAATTATCACTATTTGTAACAATGAACCCATTAAACTTCCCGTAGTTAAAAATCCTGAGATTATTGGCGGCATTGTCCATGATACAGATGCATAAGTAAAAGGAACCAATCCCGAAGCAAACCCAATATAGGCGATCACCGTGTTTATCATAGGTACAATTATAAATGGTACAAATAATGCAATATTCATTACTATAGGTAACCCAAACATGACAGGTTCATTAATATTAAATATCCCCGGTGCTATTGTCAATGGTGCTATTGCTTTAGTTTGTTTTGAGGAAATTTTTCTAATAGCTAAAACAGAGATTACTATTACCAAACCAAGAGTTGCTCCTCCTCCACCAATAAATACAAAATTATCCATAAATGATGATGTAATTATATTTTTTAGGGGTTCTCCTAATTGTTTAGCTTGAGCATTTGCATCTAAATTCGCTAACCAAATTGGACTGAATATTGAGTTTACAATTGAACCACCATGAATTCCCAAGAACCAGAAGAATGAATTCAACCCGGTAACTATCATTGTACCAAATACTGTGCCACCTAATAATCCAAGTGGTCCTCCCAATACTATTTTTAATATATCATGCATATTTGGCAATCCATATTTATCCAATAAAGCAAATACTAATAGCCAAAATGAAATTATTACAGCCCCAGGAATTATAGCACTAAAAGATCTAGAAATTGCTGGCGGAACAGAATCCGGCAATTTAATTTGAATGTTTTTATTTATAAACAGTTGATAAATATATCCGTTTAATAAACCTAAAACAATTGATACAAAAATTCCACTAGAACCTAAATAAGGCAGGGTCAGTCCGGTAACTTTATTTGCAGTTATGAATGGCGTAACTGTTACAAATGCTGACAATGAAACTATCCCTGCAGCAACCCCATCAACCTTATGTTGATTAGCAAATGAGCTCGCAATACCAAAGCTTGCAATCAATCCTACTAAACCAAAACTCGAATTAACGCCCTTCCACAAATATCCAGCTATTCCTGAATCATTTAAATATGTTTCAACAGCCTTAATTGGAAAACTTGCAATTATCATAAATATTGACCCAACTATAATCAAAGGCATAGCCAATGTTATACCATCCCTAATAGCAATCAATCCCCTATTAGCTCCCAATTTAGCTGCCAATGGCATCAATCTTTGTTCCAAGATATTTTTTTTACTTTCCATAAATCTCCTCCTTATAGATTTTCTATTTTCACACTTTTATAGTATATCTTATAATTTTTTATGTCAACGATTTCATAAAATATTTTAATACTAAATAAATTTATTACTATGTTTTTATATTGCAAAGGGAATTTTTTATTTTAAAATCTCTAAATCAATCCCTTGATTTATCTAAATTACAGAATTCTTTTTACTAAAATCATTAAAGAAATCCCCTCAACACCAACAACAAAAAAATTCCTAAAAAAATCAAAAATCTGCTGAAAACATGATTTTATCTGTTTTCAGCAGATTTTTATTCTTCCTTACCTAGGATTTCATTAGTTTTTATAATTCTTTTCATAAATTGATCCCTATACATTTCTAAATATGAGTTATATAATATATCAATAATTATCAATTGTGATATTCTACTAGAGCTCGCTGCTGCTCTCAAATTTTTTCTATGTTAGGTACATTCAAACTAAAATCAGACAAATTAAATAACTTATTATTGGAATACTTAGTTATAGAAACTAATGTCGCATTATTTAATTTTATATTTATTGCCATTTCTAAAACTTCTTTAATCTGCTCCGAATAAAAAATCACTATCGCTAGTTCATCTTCTTGAATGTTTGTTGAACTTATAAGTTGTAATTGCGTATCTTCATAAAGAACTGTCATTTTACTTATTCTTTCTAATTTTTGTTGAAAATCCTTAGCAACAAGAAAGCTTGCTCCTAGTCCATACAATCTTATAACTTTACTTTTATCAATTAATTTAACAACTTTTGAAATTTGTTTATAGTCTACAAGATTATAAGTGTTATTCAATGATCTAATATTTTCATTAAATATT
Protein-coding regions in this window:
- a CDS encoding LPXTG cell wall anchor domain-containing protein, with product MVVDIANENNQKHVVLSIAKPYDLDRYKNVKSVLLTYGAKGMDSTEKGTDSVKTFGSNIPTSLDIIFGKVTSSGKLPVDVSEVTSTYEYGKAKYPFGHGLTTSIADENPKEDKSNGDEIAKEQNSSNPISTYAVIKSPNTGDRGIFLYVGISIIALVSLIILFVFSRKNNKK
- a CDS encoding glycoside hydrolase family 3 N-terminal domain-containing protein translates to MAGIILFAENVVDTEQTARLTSEYQKLALENNLQPFLLAVDQEGDRVVRLGTDTSLPGNMALVATRDPKLAYEYGKIIAEELDSLGINVDLAPVLDINNNLNNPVTGERSISSNPELVGEIGSQLVKGLQENKVSAALKHFSGHGDTAGDSHVGLPEVNKSKEEVMNMELSPFMNVADEGVDIITDTLNMQAIANHFGQAEASLRSFNAGADILLMPVIMRSNEDVEKLEKVYAILENAVHEGEITEERLNDFVRRVLELKEKRGISNTTKYNQPVKEKVKKALSVVGSKEHL
- a CDS encoding PTS transporter subunit EIIB; translation: MIDLSKIKTEKENSNSVNYSEMSIIDSVKLMNQEDINSVKCIESQYTEIAKLIEKTGEASIRDGKDNINKSFNCITRMRSEIKDTSKVNEKELKK
- a CDS encoding PTS sugar transporter subunit IIB, whose protein sequence is MKNIVLICAAGMSTSLLVSKMKKYSEKINYEANINAYPMSEVNEFGKDADIILLGPQVRFNLDKVKEAFPEKPVKVIEMMDYGMMNGEKVMKDIINLLGE
- a CDS encoding PTS lactose/cellobiose transporter subunit IIA: MNIEEISFQIIAAVGSARSLFIEAINEAKNGNFEKADEKIKEGHKIFNQGHKIHLKLISQEADENQKSVEFNLILMHAEDQLMSAESFGILADQFVDVYKKMSN
- a CDS encoding DUF7916 family protein, with the translated sequence MKRLISSNASDILSYNSKELKQSIKASEGRTILSENVATREAWIGDITNSELARAFGADLILLNGVDVLNPDIKGIENQSNFVSELKKLTGRPIGVNLEPVDDSADMMEDVIKISLGRTVNKESLERLQELGMDFVCFTGNPGTGVTNKNILNAIKLSKKYYNGLIIAGKMHTSGVDEPVCDENTIKEFVKAGADVILVPSIGTIQGFDQEQLKEACKFAHKEGALVMTAIGTSQEGSRPETIREMAIQNKICGADIQHIGDAGFSGLAPVENIFEMSIAIRGYRHTVSMIARSINR
- a CDS encoding PTS sugar transporter subunit IIC; its protein translation is MESKKNILEQRLMPLAAKLGANRGLIAIRDGITLAMPLIIVGSIFMIIASFPIKAVETYLNDSGIAGYLWKGVNSSFGLVGLIASFGIASSFANQHKVDGVAAGIVSLSAFVTVTPFITANKVTGLTLPYLGSSGIFVSIVLGLLNGYIYQLFINKNIQIKLPDSVPPAISRSFSAIIPGAVIISFWLLVFALLDKYGLPNMHDILKIVLGGPLGLLGGTVFGTMIVTGLNSFFWFLGIHGGSIVNSIFSPIWLANLDANAQAKQLGEPLKNIITSSFMDNFVFIGGGGATLGLVIVISVLAIRKISSKQTKAIAPLTIAPGIFNINEPVMFGLPIVMNIALFVPFIIVPMINTVIAYIGFASGLVPFTYASVSWTMPPIISGFLTTGSLMGSLLQIVIIAIDILVYLPFYLVVEKNNKNSEISYK
- a CDS encoding SIS domain-containing protein, with amino-acid sequence MNNTYNLVDYKQISKVVKLIDKSKVIRLYGLGASFLVAKDFQQKLERISKMTVLYEDTQLQLISSTNIQEDELAIVIFYSEQIKEVLEMAINIKLNNATLVSITKYSNNKLFNLSDFSLNVPNIEKI